The following are encoded in a window of Roseimaritima ulvae genomic DNA:
- a CDS encoding sulfurtransferase — MTSPILNIAAYKFVSLEGLPERREVFRKMCRQHELRGTVMLSPEGINCFLAGDPDQLRRWVEWLRGMEEFADIEIKESYSDHQPFNRMLVKLKKEIIAFGVEDIDPRRRTSPKLSPAELKQWLDEGRDVTLLDVRNDYEIKLGTFESAQPIGVDHFRDFPAAVDALPEDLKEKPMVMFCTGGIRCEKAGPLMQGKGFQNVFQLDGGILKYFETCGEAHYDGDCFVFDDRVALDPQLQPTKAAQCYACQAVLTSEEQQCPEYVVGQSCPYCYATPEQQMRRRIEKRHAMLQQITQPLPGSVPYVNRRPINVPARFDGRSLLDCLAEMHPHVSREHWQASFAAGRIVQAVGRGGEQRVAAPRIVRGGEQFLHVIPDTVEPDVDASIEILFEDEAIVAVNKPAPLPMHPCGRFNRNTLVSILNSLYAPQVLRPAHRLDANTTGIVVLSRTQAFARQLQPQFQTTVVEKVYLVRCQGHPAEDRFVCDAPIGRDVTLAGGRVVDPQGLSARTEFCLRQRLDDGTALLEARPITGRTNQIRVHLWHLGLPVLGDPVYLANQQLGDTQTLTVCQTPMALHAWKLSFVSPLTGETLQLQTPPPSSMGPRPV, encoded by the coding sequence ATGACCAGCCCGATTCTCAATATCGCCGCTTACAAGTTTGTGTCGCTTGAGGGGCTGCCCGAGCGACGTGAAGTGTTCCGCAAAATGTGCCGCCAGCACGAGCTGCGCGGCACGGTAATGCTCAGCCCCGAAGGCATCAATTGCTTTCTCGCCGGCGATCCGGATCAGCTTCGCCGTTGGGTCGAGTGGTTGCGGGGGATGGAAGAGTTTGCCGATATTGAGATCAAGGAAAGCTACAGCGACCATCAGCCGTTTAACCGCATGTTGGTCAAGCTGAAAAAGGAAATCATTGCGTTTGGTGTGGAGGACATCGATCCCCGCCGTCGCACTTCGCCCAAATTGTCGCCGGCGGAGTTGAAGCAGTGGTTGGACGAAGGCCGCGACGTCACGCTGTTGGATGTTCGCAATGACTACGAGATCAAGCTGGGGACTTTTGAGTCGGCCCAGCCCATTGGCGTGGACCACTTCCGCGATTTCCCGGCTGCCGTCGATGCCTTGCCGGAAGATCTGAAAGAAAAACCCATGGTGATGTTCTGCACCGGTGGGATTCGCTGTGAAAAGGCGGGCCCGTTGATGCAGGGTAAAGGCTTTCAGAACGTGTTTCAGCTGGACGGCGGCATTCTCAAGTATTTTGAAACCTGCGGCGAAGCCCATTATGACGGCGATTGTTTTGTCTTTGACGATCGCGTTGCCCTAGATCCTCAATTGCAGCCCACCAAAGCCGCGCAGTGCTACGCTTGCCAGGCCGTGTTGACGTCGGAAGAGCAGCAATGCCCCGAGTATGTGGTCGGCCAGTCCTGTCCGTACTGTTATGCGACGCCCGAGCAGCAAATGCGACGGCGAATCGAAAAACGGCACGCCATGCTGCAGCAGATCACCCAGCCGTTGCCGGGTAGTGTGCCGTATGTGAACCGGCGACCGATCAACGTACCGGCGCGGTTCGATGGGCGCAGTTTGTTGGACTGTCTCGCGGAGATGCATCCACACGTCTCGCGCGAGCATTGGCAAGCGAGCTTTGCTGCCGGCCGGATTGTGCAGGCCGTTGGACGTGGCGGCGAGCAGCGGGTGGCGGCGCCGCGGATCGTGCGTGGCGGCGAACAATTCCTGCACGTGATCCCCGATACGGTCGAACCCGACGTCGACGCCTCGATCGAAATCCTGTTCGAAGACGAAGCGATTGTGGCGGTCAATAAACCGGCGCCGCTGCCGATGCATCCCTGCGGTCGCTTCAATCGCAACACCTTGGTTTCGATTTTAAATTCGCTCTACGCGCCGCAGGTATTGCGTCCGGCGCATCGGCTGGATGCCAACACGACGGGGATCGTGGTGTTGTCGCGAACGCAGGCCTTTGCGCGGCAGTTGCAGCCGCAGTTTCAAACCACGGTGGTGGAAAAGGTGTATCTGGTCCGCTGCCAGGGGCATCCGGCCGAGGACCGCTTTGTTTGCGACGCGCCGATTGGTCGTGACGTGACGTTGGCCGGTGGCCGCGTCGTTGATCCGCAGGGCTTGTCGGCTCGCACGGAGTTTTGCCTGCGGCAGCGTCTTGATGATGGTACGGCCTTGTTGGAAGCTCGACCGATCACCGGCCGCACCAATCAGATTCGCGTCCACCTATGGCACCTGGGGCTGCCCGTGCTGGGTGATCCGGTGTATTTGGCGAATCAGCAATTAGGTGATACGCAGACCTTGACGGTTTGTCAGACGCCGATGGCGCTGCACGCCTGGAAGCTGTCGTTCGTTTCGCCATTGACCGGAGAAACACTTCAGTTGCAAACCCCGCCCCCAAGTAGCATGGGCCCCCGGCCCGTGTAG
- a CDS encoding DUF1559 domain-containing protein: protein MRRFNRPGFTLVELLVVIAIIGVLVGLLLPAVQAAREAARRMSCGNNMKQLGLALHNYHDTYSVFPPGTSGTDAGPNQNRERLSFFVGMLPFFEQQALYDDFQANNGQTGVPWSSSTYFDINLPTLACPSDGNLQDRDRGKTSYVGNRGDRTTELWTWEFERGRGLFLGNRPLKMSNIKDGASNTLAFSEIVQSPSYGGDNREVAGGVLQGMDVHGSRPVICKAAVDPTDKSRFLGTAGSGTHNSYLRGNRWADSYPVYTGFTTVLGPNSPSCSNGSPEDNNNAVFSAYSWHPGGVQVTLVDGSVRFVAETVDTGDASDPDPGRTSLDSPFGVWGAMGTRTAGETVVLP, encoded by the coding sequence ATGCGCAGATTTAACAGGCCGGGGTTCACACTGGTCGAATTATTGGTCGTGATTGCCATTATTGGCGTGTTGGTCGGCTTATTGCTGCCCGCCGTCCAAGCGGCTCGCGAAGCGGCCCGCCGCATGAGCTGTGGCAACAATATGAAACAGTTGGGTCTTGCCCTGCACAATTACCACGACACCTATTCGGTGTTCCCTCCGGGAACTTCGGGCACCGATGCGGGTCCCAATCAGAATCGTGAACGGTTGTCATTCTTTGTGGGTATGTTGCCGTTCTTCGAGCAGCAAGCTCTGTACGATGACTTTCAGGCTAACAACGGGCAGACGGGTGTGCCTTGGAGTTCGTCGACCTATTTCGACATCAATTTGCCTACGCTGGCTTGTCCTTCTGACGGCAATTTGCAAGACCGAGACCGCGGCAAAACCAGCTATGTTGGAAACAGAGGTGATCGTACGACCGAGTTGTGGACTTGGGAATTTGAACGTGGACGCGGTTTGTTCTTGGGGAATCGGCCATTAAAAATGTCGAATATCAAAGACGGAGCCAGTAACACGTTGGCATTTTCAGAAATCGTCCAATCGCCTTCTTACGGTGGCGACAATCGCGAAGTGGCCGGTGGCGTGTTACAGGGAATGGATGTGCATGGTAGTCGTCCGGTGATCTGCAAAGCCGCAGTCGATCCGACCGATAAGAGCCGATTCTTGGGTACCGCTGGAAGCGGAACGCACAACAGTTACCTCCGCGGTAATCGCTGGGCTGATTCGTATCCTGTCTACACCGGCTTCACCACGGTGTTGGGACCTAATTCGCCTTCTTGCTCCAATGGCAGCCCCGAAGACAACAACAATGCGGTGTTCTCGGCCTACTCTTGGCACCCTGGTGGCGTTCAAGTTACGCTGGTCGATGGTTCGGTGCGATTCGTCGCCGAAACGGTCGATACTGGCGATGCATCCGACCCGGACCCCGGCCGCACCAGCTTGGACAGCCCCTTCGGTGTCTGGGGTGCGATGGGCACTCGGACGGCCGGAGAAACGGTTGTCCTTCCCTAA
- a CDS encoding carboxypeptidase-like regulatory domain-containing protein, which produces MLHVWKSLSSALVATALLVTAGCGGGDKNPGVDLEPVTGTVTLDGAPLEGAMVVFHGEQGASGVTDASGNFTLTTFDPGDGAKVGVYKVTVSKSEMVGVDTSYSDINSPNYGTEPPPGAEGTRKYIVAEKYSNPDTAGLTADVKSGANEFTFAVTGK; this is translated from the coding sequence ATGTTGCATGTCTGGAAATCGCTCTCGTCCGCTCTGGTAGCCACCGCCTTGCTTGTGACCGCCGGATGTGGTGGTGGGGACAAAAATCCCGGCGTCGATTTGGAGCCGGTCACCGGTACGGTCACACTGGATGGGGCGCCGCTTGAAGGCGCCATGGTCGTGTTTCATGGAGAGCAGGGTGCGTCGGGCGTAACCGATGCCAGCGGCAATTTCACCTTGACCACGTTTGATCCCGGTGATGGGGCCAAGGTCGGTGTCTATAAAGTGACGGTTTCCAAGAGCGAAATGGTGGGCGTGGATACCTCCTACAGCGACATCAATTCCCCCAACTACGGCACGGAACCTCCGCCGGGCGCCGAGGGGACTCGCAAGTACATCGTCGCCGAGAAATACTCCAATCCGGATACCGCCGGCCTAACCGCCGACGTGAAAAGTGGTGCCAACGAGTTTACGTTTGCGGTCACCGGCAAGTAA